The following is a genomic window from Nguyenibacter vanlangensis.
CCGTAATGGCCTCCAGCCAGATCGAGACCGCTCATGGCGCCTTCACTTGGACCGGGCCATACGGCGGCGGCAAGTCCTGCGCAGCGCTACTCGTCGGAAACCTCGTTGCTGGTACGGGCGAAAACAAGGTCGTCGCTCAGGAGATCGCGGGAACGGAGCTGACTGATCTGTTTGCTGGCGCTTTCCCGGGTCGCTGGGACGTCGTTGCCGTCACTGGAAGCCGAACCAGCCTGCGCGAGGCGATCGCGTCAGCCGCTCAGGCGGGACTGGGATGGAACGACAAGAAGACGGCTGAGGCCGCTTCGTCTGACGAGAGGCTCCTCGACGCGCTGCTCGCGTCCCGCGGCCGCAATCGTAAGTCAAGAGGGATGCTGCTCATCCTCGACGAACTCGGGAAGCTTCTGGAGTTCGCCGCGCTCAGTTCCGGCGATGTGCACCTGCTGCAGGATCTGGCCGAACGTGCTACCCGCAGTGACGGACGGCTCGTCGTTCTCGGCATCCTCCATCAGGCATTCGACCAATATGCGGCGAAGGCCGATCGAGAGGCGCGGCGCGAGTGGGCCAAAGTGCAGGGACGCTTCCAGGACATCCCTTTCCTCGCCGGTCCGGATGAGACCGTCGCCCTGCTAGGCCGCGCTATCGGATGCGACAAAAGGCCGGTTTCGGCGCGAAACGTCGCCGCTGCAGTCGCCGCTGAAGTTGGGCGTCGGCGTCCCGTTGAGACGAAGGTCCTCGCATCTGCGCTCGCCGAGACTTGGCCGCTCAACCCGGTCACCGCCCTTCTGCTCGGCCCCATGTCCCGCCAGCGCTTCGCCCAGAACGAGCGTAGCGTATTCGGCTTCCTAAGCTCGTCGGAACCGGCAGGCTTCCAGGAGCATCTACAAAAGACATCGACTAAGGCGGCGCTGACCTACGATCCCGACAGCCTTTGGGATTATCTCGCGACTAACTTCGGCATGGCGCTCGCCGGAGGTCAGGATGGCGCGCGCTTCAGCCTCGCGTTTGAGGCCATCGAGCGAGCGGGTGCGAAAGGTAGCGAGCTGCATATAGCGCTCACCAAGGCTGCGGCTGCGATCGAGTTCTTCCGAAACGGGTCAGGTCTCGCCGTGACTGACGAGTTGCTCGCCCTCAGCGTCCCTGCCGGCAAGAGAAAGGAAGTGCCGGTCGCAATTGCCGACCTGCTTTCGTGGGCGATCCTGATGCCCCAGCCGAGACTAGGCGGCTATGCGCTCTTCGCAGGAAGCGACTTCGACTTGGACGAAGCCGTTTCACGCGTTGCCTCGCCGCTCACGCCCTTGGATCTCAACTCCATACCGGCCCGCGTGGGTATTCCCGCTGTCGTCGCCAAGCGCCACTATCTCCGCTATGGCACTTTGCGCACCTTTGACATCGTGGTCGATGTCGCCGCCGAGGGGGAAAGTGCAGCGGATACGGCCGCCAGGCTCAGGAAGCTTGATCGGAACGGCAGCGGGATGCTTGTCCTCCTCGTCAATGGCGCAGGTCGGGATCGCGATGGGACGAATGGCCACTGCCGTGAGGTCACGGGCTTTCTGCGACAACAGGGGGTGATCGCAGCCGTCGCCGCGTTGCCAGAGACCCGCGATGTCGTCACCGAGGCGGGCGAGCTTCTCGCACTGGAGCGGGTTATGCGCGACAACCCGAGACTGGAGGGGGACAGGATTGCCCGCCGCGAGATCGGTGCCCGGCACGCCGTCGCGTCGGAGAAGCTGCAGGCGAGCCTCGATACCGCTTTGAACGAAGCCATCTGGCATCTCTCTACGGATGAGGGAGAGGCGAGAAAAGAGCCGCTCACGGTCCTAGCCAGCCGTCTGGCCGATCAGGCGTTCCACAGCGCGCCGATCCTGCACAGCGAGTTGCTGCAGCGGGACCGTCCATCCTCCAGCGCAACTGCCGCCGTGCGCGCCCTGATGTACGCCATGGTGGCCATGCATGACGAACAGAACCTGGGCTTCACGGGCTACCCGGCCGAGATGGGCCTCTACATGACGGTGCTGAAGCCGTTCGGCCTGCATCGCGCCGTCGAGGGCAAGTTCGACTTCCGTGCGCCGGAAGAGTCTGGGCAGGGCGCGACGCTTCTAAGCGCGTGGGCCGTTCTCGAAGAGGCATCGGACACGACGCTCAATGAGGTCTACGCCAAGTGGGCCGCAGCGCCGTTCGGGATGAGGGCGGGGGTCATGCCACTGCTCGCGTTGGCCAACCTCATGTCCCGGCGTAGCCGAGTGGCTGTCTACGTGGATGGCATCTTCCAGACGGACTTCGATGACGTGCTTGCGGACAAGCTCCTCCAGCGGCCAGAGGCGATCCGCGTTCGTCGGATCGACCGATCGGTGCAGGAGGCCGCCTATCTGAGCGGTCTGGCGCAGGCGTTCGAGTTCGCACCCGACGCTCCCGCGCTGTCGGTGGCGCAGGCGCTGTACCGGCGTTTCGAGGGTCTCCCCCTCTATGCGCAGAGGACCAAGGCGATCCCTGACGAGGCCGTGGCTGTGCGCGACGCGATCCTGAGGGCGAACGACCCGGAGAGCCTGCTCTTCGAACGCATCCCCGAAGCACTTGGCGGACGTCTTTCCGCAGAGGCGGTTCTGGACGCTCTTACCGCAGCGGAGAACGTGTATGGTCAATTGCTCAGCCGCCTGCGCCGCGCTCTCGCTCGAGGTCTAGGCGTCGACATGGAGACCTTCGATGGCCTGCATGCGCGAGCGGAGAACATCCGTGACCTCACGAACGACTTCGCTTTCGAGGCATTTGCCATGCGGGCAGGCGTCTTCGAACAAGGAGAAGGCGACATTGAGGGACTCGCCAGCCTTCTGCTCCACAGGCCTGCACATTCGTGGACCGACAGGGACGCAGACCAGGCGTTGCTCGAAATGGGCACGCTCTGCCGGCGTTTCCGTGAATCGGAGGCGCTCGCGATGGTGAAGGACAGGACCCCTACCGCCGAAGCGCTGGCGCTTGTGATTGGCCTCGACGCGAATGTCGCCCCCGTCGTCCGCAGCTTTGTCCTGACGGAGGCGGAGAAGGAGGAGGCAGCCGAACTCGCGGACCGTCTGCTGGCGACGCTCGAATCCGGTGATAGGCAGGGCAGCATCCAGCTTGCCGCGCTTGCTCGGGCCATCGCAGGAGTCGCGTTGGACGATACGGGCACGAACCTACCGCTGGAGGCAACTTGATGGACAGGGAACGGCACATTCTCGGTATATCTGGCGGACGGGACAGCGCTGCCCTCGCTGTGCACCTGAGGCAGACTAGGCCCGAACTGCCGCTTGAATACTTCTTCACCGACACCGGTAAGGAGCTTCCAGAAGTCTACAGTTTCCTCGACAGGCTGGAGGGCTTTCTGGGGCGCCCTATCGCGCGACTGAATCCTGATCGCGATTTCGACTTCTGGATGGCGGAGTATGGGAACTTTCTGCCGTCACCGCGGACCCGCTGGTGCACCAGGCAGCTGAAGCTGCGCCCGCTAGAGCGTTGGCTGAAACCCGATCTCGAGGCGGGCGTGAAAGTCCACTCCTATGTCGCCATCAGGGCAGACGAACCTTCACGCGAAGGATACCAGTCGACGCATCCGAACATGCTCGTCCACCTCCCATTGCGGGAGGCTGGCGTGGACCGCGCGGGGGTCATTGAGATGCTGCGGCGCGCTGACGTCGGCGAACCGGCCTACTACGATTGGCGATCGAGATCGGGGTGCACCTTCTGCTTCTTCCAGCAGAAGATCGAGTGGGTTCGGCTCGCGGAACGCCATCCCGACAAGTTCGAAGAGGCGGTCGCCTATGAGAAGACCGCCATCGAGGGTGGGTCGCCCTTCACATGGAGCCAAGGCGAAAGCCTGGACGAGCTCATCCGGCCAGAGCGCGTCCAGCAGATCAAGAACGACTACAAGCGGCGACTGGAGAGGCAGCGTAAGCGGCGCCCCGTCAACCCATTGTCTGGGCGATCGACAACGACGATCGACGAAATCTACGGTGTGGACGAAGCGGTATCGGGCTGCGTCATCTGCCATAAGTAACCGCTTTCCCTCCAGCTCGAAAATCTGGGTTGGAAGGAAAAAAATCTCAATTTCGCCCGCCGCGCAGCTTGGCGGCAATGCCCGACGCCGCGCGATGATGGCCGCAACCACATCCTCGACCTGAAAGCGATGCTCATCGAGCGAAGCGCGCTGGCTTTCGATCTGCGCCTGCACGGATCCTACGGCAGATCGAAAGTTAGGGTGCCACGCCTGCGGATGTAAAGCTCCGTCCGCCCTGAACTAGAAGCCTTGATATCTGATAGGACGGGTCAGGGTGATCGCTTCGTAGGCGTTGCCTCAAGATTTGTGCGCCACGGATATGCTTCCTGGAAGCAAAAAGAGACGCTGAACCGCGGAGGACGGGTCTGAACGTACGACCGTTTTGGCGGGCGTCTTATTTTAGCCATTCCCGTCGGTCCATTTTGTGCTGTGATTGCAAACGGTCGCTTGGCGGATCAGACCAGTTAGCGTGTGAGTTTCGTTCATGCTGAACGAATGGGCTCTCTTTGATAAAACGAATGTCCGCTTTCGAAAAATTGTGGCAATCACTTGGATGGCCGACATGACGGCAAAAGCTGACATTGTCATCCGTCGCCTCCAGTTGGCTGCGAGAGACACAACCATTCCCTGAGCTTCGACCACCGCCGCCTTCCCCCCTGGTTCCTGACTGCAATACCCAACGCCTTCTTCTACCCCACGAGCACGACGAGCTTCCGGCCACGGGTGACGCCCGTGTAAAGCAGATTTCGCGCCAGCATGGCATAATGCTGCGTCACCAGCGGGACCGCCACCGCCGAATATTCCGATCCCTGGCTCTTATGGATCGTGGTGGCGTAGGCCAGCACCAGTTCGTCCAGTTCTCCGAAGCCGTAGACGACCTCCCTACCATCGAACGAGACCGTCAGTTCGGCCGCAATGTCCTGATCACCGACCCGGACGGCCATCGGCTCCACGCCTTCCGACCATCCGGACAATAAGCGGAATCTGCGGGTGTGCCCACGGCATATCCGCCGCCGCAACATTTCCGACCCGACCGATTGATTACGCAAAGACCGCCGTACGCCGCACGGTATGATTTACACTCTTCCTTTATAGAAAAAGCTCTTTGCCCAATGTCTCCAGAGTTATTCGGAGGCCCCCATGGGTATTAGCAGACAGGACAAGCCTGTCCGGATCGAGGTCATCCTGCCCAACGATGACACCGAGATGCCCCACATGACGGACGCCAGCGTGCTGCGCCTGGCCCGCATGATCGGCCGCCAGATGGCCCGTGAGGATCACGAGCGCCAGAAACGCAGCGGGCGCCGCTCCCACCGTCAGCCCGTTCCCGGACCAAAATCGTGATCATCGTATCGACGAATTAATTACCGCCCGGAAGGCGGAGCCAGGGTAACCTCTTTCGCCTTCCCCTGCCGAGAGACCGCCCTGGAGTCCCGCCATGATCCGTGTCGCGCTCTATGCCCGCTATTCCTCCGACAATCAGCGGGCGGCCTCGATCGAGGACCAGTTCCGTATCTGTCGCGAGCACGCCAAGCGCGAGAAGTGGAAGGTCGCCAGCGCCTACAAGGATGCGGGCATCTCGGGGGCGTCGATGATCCTGCGCCCCGGCATCCAGACCCTCCTGCAGGACGCGCAACGCGGCGAGTTCACCGTCGTGCTGGCCGAAGCGCTGGACCGCGTCAGCCGCGACCAGGCCGATGTCGCCACCCTATTCAAGCACCTGAAGTTCGCGGGGGTGACGATCGTCACCCTGGCGGAAGGCGAGATCAGCGAACTGCATGTCGGCCTCAAGGGCACCATGAACGCCCTGTTCCTCAAAGACCTGGCGCAGAAGACACATCGAGGCATTCGAGGGCGCATCGAGGAGGGCAAATCCGGCGGCGGCCTGTGCTACGGCTATAAAGTCATCAAGAAGCTGGACGCGCGGGGCGATCCGATCCGGGGCGACCGGGAAATCGACCCGAACGAGGCGACCGTCGTCCGCCGGATCTTCCGGGACTTCGCGGCCGGCGTCGGCCCACGCGCGATTGCCCGTACCCTCAACGACAAGGGCATCCCCGGCCCCAATGGCAAGCCATGGATCGACACCACGATCCGGGGCCACGTCCAGCGCGGCACCGGAATCGTCAACAATGAACTCTATATCGGTCGGCTGATCTGGAACCGGCTCCGCTATATCAAGGATCCGTCCACCGGGAAGCGGGTCTCACGGCTGAACCCGGAATCCGCCTGGATCACGACCGAGGTGCCGGAACTGCGCATCATCGATGACGCGCTCTGGCAGGCCGTCCGCGACCGCCAGGCGAAGATCGCGGCCCAATATGTCAACGTCATCGCGGCGGTCAGGACATCGGCCGCGAACCGGATGAACGGC
Proteins encoded in this region:
- a CDS encoding ATP-binding protein; this encodes MTTLAETVTIERRFARSARVDRDLAGTPPLVGYVLQASVAKSLTVMASSQIETAHGAFTWTGPYGGGKSCAALLVGNLVAGTGENKVVAQEIAGTELTDLFAGAFPGRWDVVAVTGSRTSLREAIASAAQAGLGWNDKKTAEAASSDERLLDALLASRGRNRKSRGMLLILDELGKLLEFAALSSGDVHLLQDLAERATRSDGRLVVLGILHQAFDQYAAKADREARREWAKVQGRFQDIPFLAGPDETVALLGRAIGCDKRPVSARNVAAAVAAEVGRRRPVETKVLASALAETWPLNPVTALLLGPMSRQRFAQNERSVFGFLSSSEPAGFQEHLQKTSTKAALTYDPDSLWDYLATNFGMALAGGQDGARFSLAFEAIERAGAKGSELHIALTKAAAAIEFFRNGSGLAVTDELLALSVPAGKRKEVPVAIADLLSWAILMPQPRLGGYALFAGSDFDLDEAVSRVASPLTPLDLNSIPARVGIPAVVAKRHYLRYGTLRTFDIVVDVAAEGESAADTAARLRKLDRNGSGMLVLLVNGAGRDRDGTNGHCREVTGFLRQQGVIAAVAALPETRDVVTEAGELLALERVMRDNPRLEGDRIARREIGARHAVASEKLQASLDTALNEAIWHLSTDEGEARKEPLTVLASRLADQAFHSAPILHSELLQRDRPSSSATAAVRALMYAMVAMHDEQNLGFTGYPAEMGLYMTVLKPFGLHRAVEGKFDFRAPEESGQGATLLSAWAVLEEASDTTLNEVYAKWAAAPFGMRAGVMPLLALANLMSRRSRVAVYVDGIFQTDFDDVLADKLLQRPEAIRVRRIDRSVQEAAYLSGLAQAFEFAPDAPALSVAQALYRRFEGLPLYAQRTKAIPDEAVAVRDAILRANDPESLLFERIPEALGGRLSAEAVLDALTAAENVYGQLLSRLRRALARGLGVDMETFDGLHARAENIRDLTNDFAFEAFAMRAGVFEQGEGDIEGLASLLLHRPAHSWTDRDADQALLEMGTLCRRFRESEALAMVKDRTPTAEALALVIGLDANVAPVVRSFVLTEAEKEEAAELADRLLATLESGDRQGSIQLAALARAIAGVALDDTGTNLPLEAT
- a CDS encoding phosphoadenosine phosphosulfate reductase family protein gives rise to the protein MDRERHILGISGGRDSAALAVHLRQTRPELPLEYFFTDTGKELPEVYSFLDRLEGFLGRPIARLNPDRDFDFWMAEYGNFLPSPRTRWCTRQLKLRPLERWLKPDLEAGVKVHSYVAIRADEPSREGYQSTHPNMLVHLPLREAGVDRAGVIEMLRRADVGEPAYYDWRSRSGCTFCFFQQKIEWVRLAERHPDKFEEAVAYEKTAIEGGSPFTWSQGESLDELIRPERVQQIKNDYKRRLERQRKRRPVNPLSGRSTTTIDEIYGVDEAVSGCVICHK
- a CDS encoding recombinase family protein; this encodes MIRVALYARYSSDNQRAASIEDQFRICREHAKREKWKVASAYKDAGISGASMILRPGIQTLLQDAQRGEFTVVLAEALDRVSRDQADVATLFKHLKFAGVTIVTLAEGEISELHVGLKGTMNALFLKDLAQKTHRGIRGRIEEGKSGGGLCYGYKVIKKLDARGDPIRGDREIDPNEATVVRRIFRDFAAGVGPRAIARTLNDKGIPGPNGKPWIDTTIRGHVQRGTGIVNNELYIGRLIWNRLRYIKDPSTGKRVSRLNPESAWITTEVPELRIIDDALWQAVRDRQAKIAAQYVNVIAAVRTSAANRMNGMRRPKSLFSGMIFCGVCGGTYSLREKDRYACSNRVTNRSCHNPATILRSDLEERVLAGLKHKLMTPEAAAAAMKAYAEETNRLNHERRANSAGWKAELAKVEKGIAGIMTAITDGMYQPSMKVHMQTLEDRKVELEALLSSELEDTLDIHPNVAAVFKKKVERLTESLNQPEDRAEASEAVRALVEKIVLSPGDKRGEIFATLYGELGTLLRFVNQKDTKSRKSLSGLAKSSMWESVVAGDHNHHDLLFQAIA